The DNA region TGCGGGACACGGCACAGGTACAGGACTTGTCCAACGTGCTCGAGGCGCTGACCGCCGCCGGTGTCGCCTCTGTTCAGATCGCTGAAAGCGGGGGGGCCTGACATGCAAGCCTTGCCGCGCCCCCGCAAGCCGATTCAACTTGATGTGTCACTGGCCATTGTCAACATCGTGCTTCTGCTGATCTTCTTCTTTCTGGCCACGGGCCAGCTTTTGAACCCGCCCGCCCAAGGGGTCGATCTGGCAGAAACCACCGACCTGCCGCTTGACCAACTGCCCTCGCCGATCCTTGTGGTGGACCCCGCTGGCAATTGGGAACTGGACGGCCAGCCACTGGCCCCCGACCTTCTGGGCGTCAGCATCGCGGACCTGCCGCAACCGCTGACCCTGCATATCCTGATCTCTGGCGATGCCCCCGCAGGCACGTTGTTGGGCATCGTCAACCGCCCAGAACTCTCGGGCACCAATATGAAGCTTGTCACCCTGCGCGTACCGGGTGACGACGCATGACCGGGCGCGGCGGCAAACCCATCCACTGGGCCGAGGCCTTTGGCCTATCGGCCCTAGTCCACGTCGGTCTGGTCTTCTTTGCGCTGGATTTCGTCCGCGACCTGCAGCTATTTCAACCGTCGGACGAAGACACCGCCGCCGACATCATCGTCACCAGCCTGCAATTCGACAACATCGTTGTCGAACAGCCCCCTGACACGACTGGCGCGGAAGGGATCGACG from Yoonia sp. R2331 includes:
- a CDS encoding ExbD/TolR family protein, coding for MQALPRPRKPIQLDVSLAIVNIVLLLIFFFLATGQLLNPPAQGVDLAETTDLPLDQLPSPILVVDPAGNWELDGQPLAPDLLGVSIADLPQPLTLHILISGDAPAGTLLGIVNRPELSGTNMKLVTLRVPGDDA